The genomic region CAGGATGGACGGGGCCGCGAAAGCTGCCGATGCGGCACCTGCCGTGAATGCTCGACGCGTTACACGTGTTTGCTTGCGGGTCATCATATGGCCTCATGTTGTTGTCTGCCTATCCACTAGACTACCCGCCTGGTCGCATTTCATGAACAGTTCGGGGCCTGATATTATGTAACGATATGTATCCCGGCCAACGGACACGTCTTCGCGCTGCTGCCTCAAACCTCGATGGGTTTCAGGACAACACGCGTGTCGAGCGGGACCTTCTCATAGAGTTCGATGATCTGATTATTGGTAAGCCTTGCACAGCCGTTTGAGACACGTCGACCAATCGTCTTCGGATCCGTTGTGCCGTGAATTCTCAGGTAGGTGTCCCCACGCCCTGGCTGGTAAAGATACAAGGCGCGGGCACCGAGTGGATTGTTCAGCCCACCGGGCACACCGCCCGCAAAACGAAGATATCGGTCAGGATCTCTGGCTATCATGGCGGGTGTGGGCGTCCACCGCGGCCACTTTTGCTTGCGCGCGACATAGAACTCGCCGGATTCATAGAGCCCCT from Salipiger abyssi harbors:
- a CDS encoding L,D-transpeptidase; translation: MKRRYFLTSVAALSVSGKTAFAHSDAEHDRRVGPSVVPPEQLPRQVPFTEADKPGEIHVDPNQFALFWTLPNNRAIRYTVGIGREGLYESGEFYVARKQKWPRWTPTPAMIARDPDRYLRFAGGVPGGLNNPLGARALYLYQPGRGDTYLRIHGTTDPKTIGRRVSNGCARLTNNQIIELYEKVPLDTRVVLKPIEV